One window from the genome of Paenibacillus azoreducens encodes:
- a CDS encoding MalY/PatB family protein — protein sequence MNFDKPVSRQQTGCDKWDNMKHIFGTSDALPMWVADMDFESPPSVIEALRQRVEHGVFGYTMQTDEYKQSIVDWMKQRHGWEIEPDWIVFCPGVVPALTFAVQAFTRAGDKVVIQPPVYPPFHSVVEDQGRELVLNPLKYENGRYSLDLEGLEQILNNGPIKMLILCSPHNPVGRVWEHEELEALIQLCARHDVLIVSDEIHADLVYAKNTHTPLAKLSGDAASRSIICTAPSKTFNIAGLNTSNIIIPDPDIRSAYQKTLEIYHVGTISALGSAATQAAYTGGGEWLDELLNYLQGNIDYALDYITKHMPEIKAYRPEATYLLWLDFRELGMTKNELSDFLLTKAKLALNKGTAFGVGGEGFMRMNIACPKDMVVEAMNRLDAAMQEWRSSSKQK from the coding sequence TTGAATTTTGATAAACCCGTTTCGCGTCAACAGACCGGCTGCGACAAGTGGGACAACATGAAACATATTTTCGGTACGTCAGACGCTTTACCCATGTGGGTGGCCGACATGGATTTCGAATCCCCGCCATCCGTTATCGAAGCGCTGCGGCAGCGTGTCGAGCATGGGGTGTTCGGATACACCATGCAGACCGATGAATACAAACAATCCATCGTCGACTGGATGAAGCAGCGGCACGGTTGGGAGATCGAACCTGACTGGATCGTATTTTGCCCAGGCGTCGTTCCCGCACTCACCTTTGCCGTTCAGGCTTTCACCCGCGCCGGCGACAAAGTCGTAATCCAGCCGCCGGTTTATCCGCCGTTTCACAGCGTCGTAGAAGACCAGGGACGCGAGCTTGTACTGAATCCGCTAAAATACGAAAACGGACGCTATTCTCTGGACCTTGAAGGTTTGGAGCAGATTTTGAATAACGGACCCATCAAGATGCTGATCTTGTGCAGCCCGCATAATCCGGTCGGACGGGTATGGGAGCATGAGGAACTCGAAGCTTTGATTCAGCTCTGTGCGCGCCATGACGTCCTGATCGTATCTGATGAAATTCATGCCGATCTGGTGTATGCCAAAAACACCCATACGCCTCTTGCCAAATTATCCGGCGATGCCGCAAGCCGTTCGATCATCTGCACCGCGCCGAGCAAAACCTTTAACATTGCCGGACTTAACACATCCAACATCATCATTCCGGATCCGGACATCCGCAGTGCTTACCAAAAAACGCTGGAGATTTATCATGTGGGTACAATCAGCGCGCTTGGGAGCGCGGCAACGCAGGCGGCCTACACCGGCGGAGGCGAATGGCTCGATGAACTGCTGAATTACCTTCAGGGGAATATCGATTATGCGCTGGACTACATTACTAAACATATGCCGGAAATTAAAGCTTATCGGCCAGAAGCAACCTATCTTCTGTGGCTCGATTTCCGTGAACTTGGCATGACGAAGAATGAATTGTCGGACTTTTTGCTGACCAAAGCCAAATTGGCCCTAAATAAAGGGACGGCCTTTGGCGTCGGCGGCGAAGGTTTCATGCGCATGAATATCGCTTGTCCAAAGGATATGGTCGTTGAGGCCATGAACCGTTTGGATGCGGCTATGCAGGAATGGAGAAGCTCCTCCAAACAGAAATAG
- a CDS encoding N-acyl-D-glucosamine 2-epimerase, which yields MKKDSANSRAWAFEGPSIQIDPLFPYYQNRTEDSVAEEIQLSGYRTVHYFVVNETRINEKLIRCFHDRDIAVWALVIGNGTFETSHLPSEWPAWKMGLLKELSDGFERFSPFSEAYVQWKKEAVSRMLQQYPFDGIEIAEPYFPEWDGIRRGVYGDIGPAAKQAFHEKYGLSIPEFANRFAANYYKKIPDVYAKWIEFRVDAVNALIDEIINGSGGARAVRADILAATWSLAVDGGAVSTLRLKEWQGLDAISMIEKVKPDLHVLQTHWPDWMKRNLKAEYAGTYESFAAPIRAAFPGLPLGIQADVGSKANMMKGRSWLNQFQNTVYDLGYHTWTAYEYHLGGYMYEEPPVPLTAVIQEEAEVVVSFSKRLDPGSTGVIVAKADGEGIPALESKVDGNRLWLRFRQLPDSRPFYIEFRDAKDTPTLWYVKGRKANDVPRGTRFPVF from the coding sequence ATGAAGAAGGATTCAGCAAACTCGAGAGCGTGGGCCTTTGAAGGCCCGAGTATCCAAATCGATCCGTTATTTCCTTATTATCAAAACCGTACCGAAGACAGCGTGGCCGAGGAAATACAGCTTTCCGGCTACCGTACCGTCCATTACTTTGTCGTAAACGAAACCCGGATCAACGAGAAATTAATCCGCTGTTTCCATGACAGGGACATTGCGGTTTGGGCGCTTGTCATTGGAAACGGAACCTTTGAAACCTCGCATCTGCCGTCGGAATGGCCCGCTTGGAAAATGGGGCTGCTGAAGGAACTTAGCGATGGGTTCGAACGGTTTTCCCCCTTTTCGGAAGCATATGTGCAGTGGAAAAAGGAAGCCGTATCCCGAATGCTGCAGCAGTATCCATTTGACGGAATCGAGATCGCCGAGCCGTATTTTCCGGAATGGGACGGAATCCGGCGCGGGGTGTACGGGGATATCGGACCGGCGGCGAAGCAGGCTTTCCATGAAAAATACGGGCTATCCATTCCCGAATTTGCGAACAGGTTCGCGGCAAATTATTATAAGAAAATTCCGGATGTTTACGCCAAATGGATCGAGTTTCGCGTCGACGCCGTTAATGCACTTATCGATGAAATTATCAATGGCAGCGGCGGAGCGCGCGCGGTTCGCGCGGACATTTTGGCCGCGACCTGGTCTTTGGCTGTAGATGGTGGCGCCGTATCCACCCTGAGGCTCAAGGAATGGCAGGGGCTGGATGCGATCTCCATGATCGAAAAGGTGAAGCCGGACCTGCATGTGCTTCAGACCCATTGGCCGGATTGGATGAAACGCAATCTTAAAGCGGAGTACGCCGGGACGTACGAAAGTTTCGCGGCGCCAATCCGTGCGGCTTTCCCGGGGCTCCCGCTTGGAATACAAGCCGATGTTGGATCAAAGGCCAATATGATGAAGGGCCGCAGCTGGCTGAATCAGTTCCAGAATACGGTGTATGATTTGGGTTATCATACCTGGACTGCATATGAATATCATCTGGGCGGGTATATGTATGAAGAGCCGCCGGTACCGCTAACCGCCGTCATCCAGGAAGAAGCGGAGGTTGTCGTTTCCTTTAGCAAACGGCTGGACCCCGGCTCGACCGGCGTTATTGTGGCGAAAGCGGATGGAGAGGGAATCCCGGCGCTGGAAAGCAAGGTGGATGGCAATCGGCTGTGGCTCCGATTTCGCCAGCTGCCGGACAGCCGCCCGTTTTATATCGAGTTTCGCGACGCGAAGGATACGCCGACTTTGTGGTATGTCAAAGGGAGAAAGGCGAATGACGTGCCGCGGGGAACTCGTTTTCCCGTCTTTTGA